The following are from one region of the Streptomyces changanensis genome:
- a CDS encoding SDR family NAD(P)-dependent oxidoreductase: MSGGANREPSGGPGGGASGDTGPGSADGGAGAPVDWAVVTGASSGIGEHLARGLAARGYGLWLVARSTDALERLAGELRGRHGVPVRVRTCDLADPAARRTLVAELGGQPVSVLCANAGFPTCGPFHENDPAQESAQVQVNVVALHALTQALLPGMLARRRGGILITGSTAGCQPVPTAATYAAGKAFANAFAESLHVELRGSGVRCTLLAPGPVRTGFYAVGGMARLQERRFLAWLTPERVAEAGLRGLARGRRVVVPGPVAKAQYLAGRHTPRALLFPVLRAVVLPVFRTARTGSRTRPPAGTPDSRLPHVRGTGQWTAENTGGSSSGRR, translated from the coding sequence GTGAGCGGCGGCGCGAACCGCGAACCGAGCGGCGGCCCGGGTGGCGGCGCGAGCGGGGACACGGGCCCCGGGAGCGCGGACGGCGGCGCGGGCGCCCCGGTCGACTGGGCGGTGGTCACCGGCGCCTCCTCCGGCATCGGCGAGCACCTCGCCCGGGGCCTGGCCGCACGCGGGTACGGGCTGTGGCTCGTCGCCCGCTCCACCGACGCCCTCGAACGGCTCGCCGGGGAACTGCGCGGCCGGCACGGCGTACCCGTGCGCGTACGGACCTGCGACCTCGCGGACCCGGCCGCGCGTCGGACGCTCGTGGCGGAACTGGGCGGGCAGCCGGTCTCCGTGCTCTGCGCCAACGCGGGCTTCCCGACCTGCGGGCCGTTCCACGAGAACGACCCCGCCCAGGAGAGCGCCCAGGTCCAGGTCAACGTCGTCGCGCTGCACGCGCTGACGCAGGCCCTGCTCCCGGGCATGCTGGCGCGGCGGCGCGGCGGGATCCTGATCACCGGCTCCACCGCCGGCTGCCAGCCCGTACCGACCGCGGCCACCTACGCGGCCGGCAAGGCGTTCGCCAACGCCTTCGCCGAGTCGCTCCACGTCGAACTGCGCGGCAGCGGGGTGCGCTGCACCCTGCTCGCCCCGGGCCCCGTCCGCACCGGCTTCTACGCGGTGGGCGGCATGGCACGGCTCCAGGAGCGGCGGTTCCTGGCGTGGCTGACGCCCGAGCGCGTCGCCGAGGCGGGCCTGCGCGGCCTGGCACGGGGACGCCGCGTGGTGGTCCCGGGCCCGGTCGCCAAGGCCCAGTACCTCGCGGGCCGCCACACGCCGCGCGCCCTGCTCTTCCCCGTGCTGCGCGCCGTGGTGCTGCCCGTCTTCCGCACCGCGCGGACCGGCTCCCGCACCCGCCCGCCGGCCGGCACTCCCGACTCCCGACTCCCGCATGTGAGAGGCACAGGACAATGGACGGCAGAAAACACCGGTGGTTCATCCTCGGGGCGTCGCTGA
- a CDS encoding AMP-binding protein, with translation MEFFRALTDGATHGVLHEWTGEGFAHTPWRDVVRDAHGMAAELRGLGVGPGTRVAAVLTNTPDTVRGLLAIWLAGGAVASLPLPTRGQGREAYGEQLVALSARLDPTLLLVDEELTDMVPPELGKELPVRGWSSLRGGGRVEPSPPGRDDVAFVQYSSGSTSTPKGCALTTRAIEQQLQIILHLTGGWPGADTVASWLPLSHDMGMFGCLLYSWAYDFDFVLSSPDRFGMAPRTWFRDMAEYGATMTAGTSTAVYLAARAQGRGALPRELKLRAAVIGAERVDWDTLAAATEKFRPFGLSDTAFQPAYGMAEATLAVTGKPWDRAPRALAFDGPALVEGTVIEVAPDHPKAARLVSNGVTLPGVSVRAGSGGGIAEIQVSSPSLAVGYHADPERTAARFRDGWLRTGDLGFVRDDELYVLGRADDMLSVGGRKVYASEIESAVDSLRNVRKGCAALVDAGGSGTSRLVLMVEPQGNPKDFRPIAEEAASLAMEKAGVALAECLFLARGVLPKTPSGKIQRFRCRALLDEGRLAPVARVAFA, from the coding sequence ATGGAGTTCTTCAGGGCCCTGACCGACGGGGCGACGCACGGCGTACTGCACGAGTGGACGGGCGAGGGCTTCGCGCACACCCCCTGGCGGGACGTCGTCAGGGACGCCCACGGCATGGCCGCCGAGCTCCGCGGCCTCGGCGTCGGGCCGGGCACCCGCGTCGCCGCCGTCCTCACCAACACGCCCGACACGGTCCGCGGACTGCTGGCGATCTGGCTGGCCGGCGGCGCGGTCGCCTCGCTGCCGCTGCCGACCCGCGGCCAGGGCCGGGAGGCGTACGGCGAGCAGCTGGTGGCGCTCTCCGCGCGGCTGGACCCGACGCTGCTCCTGGTCGACGAGGAGCTGACCGACATGGTCCCGCCGGAGCTCGGCAAGGAACTGCCGGTCCGCGGCTGGTCGTCGCTGCGCGGCGGGGGACGCGTCGAGCCGAGCCCACCGGGCCGGGACGACGTGGCCTTCGTCCAGTACTCGTCCGGGTCCACCAGCACCCCCAAGGGATGCGCGCTGACCACCCGGGCCATCGAGCAGCAGCTGCAGATCATCCTGCACCTGACGGGCGGCTGGCCCGGCGCCGACACCGTGGCCTCCTGGCTGCCGCTCTCGCACGACATGGGCATGTTCGGCTGCCTGCTGTACTCGTGGGCGTACGACTTCGACTTCGTGCTGTCGTCGCCCGACCGGTTCGGGATGGCGCCGCGCACGTGGTTCCGCGACATGGCCGAGTACGGGGCGACGATGACGGCGGGCACGAGCACCGCCGTGTACCTCGCGGCGCGGGCGCAGGGCCGGGGGGCGCTGCCCAGGGAGCTGAAGCTGCGGGCCGCCGTGATCGGGGCGGAGCGCGTCGACTGGGACACGCTGGCGGCGGCGACGGAGAAGTTCCGGCCGTTCGGCCTGTCCGACACCGCGTTCCAGCCCGCGTACGGCATGGCCGAGGCGACGCTCGCGGTGACCGGGAAGCCGTGGGACCGGGCACCCAGGGCACTCGCGTTCGACGGTCCCGCGCTGGTCGAGGGCACGGTGATCGAGGTGGCTCCCGACCACCCGAAGGCGGCCCGGCTGGTCTCCAACGGCGTGACGCTGCCCGGAGTGTCGGTCCGGGCGGGCAGTGGGGGCGGCATCGCGGAGATCCAGGTGTCGTCACCGAGCCTCGCCGTCGGCTACCACGCCGACCCCGAACGCACCGCCGCGCGGTTCCGGGACGGCTGGCTGCGCACCGGCGACCTCGGCTTCGTGCGCGACGACGAGCTGTACGTCCTCGGCCGGGCCGACGACATGCTGTCGGTGGGCGGGCGGAAGGTCTACGCCTCCGAGATCGAGTCGGCGGTCGACTCCCTGAGGAACGTCCGCAAGGGCTGCGCCGCCCTCGTCGACGCGGGCGGCTCGGGGACGTCCCGGCTCGTGCTGATGGTGGAACCCCAGGGCAACCCGAAGGACTTCCGGCCGATCGCCGAGGAGGCCGCCTCGCTGGCCATGGAGAAGGCCGGCGTCGCGCTCGCGGAGTGCCTGTTCCTGGCGCGCGGGGTGCTCCCGAAGACGCCCAGCGGAAAGATCCAGCGCTTCCGCTGCCGCGCCCTGCTCGACGAGGGCCGGCTCGCCCCCGTGGCACGGGTGGCGTTCGCCTGA
- a CDS encoding phosphorothioated DNA-binding restriction endonuclease — MTREELLDALSALRRAQVGGRRAPHKPLLVLWLLGRFAGSGSTAVSYDEAEEPVSRLINDFGPAVTSPARARERAAMPFVHLERELWELRDRDGRAISRDAPERGGALRARGAHGRLHPHVEALLAEPGTLAAAVRLLLEQHFTPALEAPVCDAVGLDLTEDLGTGLTGDPGAGLAADLTADVGSALAGTAPHTLAGRKRRRRRAGFTEEVLHAYAYACAFCGFDGALGRHPVGLEAAHVRWHSQDGPDEVNNGLSLCSLHHTLFDLGVLGLLPDLRIQVSELYVARGPAGRAVDDLHGRPVAAPRPGRPTVDPRFVLWHGRQVFKRPGTQAA, encoded by the coding sequence GTGACGCGGGAGGAGCTGCTGGACGCGCTGTCGGCACTGCGGCGGGCCCAGGTGGGCGGGCGACGGGCCCCGCACAAGCCGTTGCTCGTGCTGTGGCTGCTGGGGAGGTTCGCCGGTTCCGGCAGCACCGCCGTCTCGTACGACGAGGCGGAGGAGCCGGTCAGCCGGCTGATCAACGACTTCGGGCCCGCCGTGACCAGCCCCGCGCGGGCGCGGGAGCGGGCGGCCATGCCGTTCGTGCACCTGGAGCGCGAGCTGTGGGAGCTGCGCGACCGGGACGGACGCGCGATCAGCCGGGACGCGCCGGAGCGGGGCGGCGCCCTGCGGGCCCGCGGGGCGCACGGCCGCCTCCACCCGCACGTCGAGGCGCTGCTGGCGGAGCCGGGCACGCTGGCCGCGGCGGTACGCCTCCTGCTGGAACAGCACTTCACCCCCGCGCTGGAGGCACCCGTCTGCGACGCCGTCGGGCTCGACCTCACCGAAGACCTCGGCACGGGCCTCACCGGAGACCCCGGCGCGGGCCTCGCCGCCGACCTCACCGCCGACGTCGGCTCCGCCCTCGCCGGCACCGCGCCGCACACCCTCGCCGGACGGAAGCGACGCCGGCGCCGGGCCGGTTTCACCGAGGAGGTGCTGCACGCCTACGCGTACGCCTGCGCCTTCTGCGGGTTCGACGGGGCCCTCGGCCGCCACCCCGTCGGCCTGGAGGCCGCGCACGTGCGCTGGCACAGCCAGGACGGCCCGGACGAGGTGAACAACGGCCTGTCCCTGTGCTCCCTGCACCACACCCTCTTCGACCTCGGCGTCCTCGGGCTCCTCCCCGACCTGCGCATCCAGGTCTCCGAGCTGTACGTCGCCCGCGGACCGGCCGGCCGCGCCGTCGACGACCTCCACGGCCGCCCCGTCGCGGCGCCCCGCCCCGGCCGCCCCACCGTCGACCCGCGGTTCGTCCTCTGGCACGGCCGCCAGGTCTTCAAACGCCCCGGGACCCAGGCCGCGTAG
- a CDS encoding AfsA-related hotdog domain-containing protein: MTSTYPHTAARGHLPPPGIDLGFERTVPRALAHRRQVGEVFVTDSAQGSDDDFHLSFQIPRAHSLWSDRRAGFHDPLASAEAARQSIFVLLHRHVGVPVGLPFSLQRISLRVTDPQAYAHDGTSALQGYVHYRVAERQGKGSDVVGMVLDGVMEVGGRPAMTLNAVLAFMSQEDYDVFRAFQRGRKPVAEARPTPARRLDAGLVGRENPRNVVVGLPERGAWPDAGSGGGAFRCLLTADPHHPAFFDHEYDHVPGPLMVEGMRQAALAAAGRAGVPAAPDALTVGCEAAFLDFAEFEADLVHEAEVGAPAADGRVPVSVVLRQFGRPVVEGRIDLLPDAAPRPRSTARA; encoded by the coding sequence ATGACCAGCACGTACCCGCACACCGCCGCGCGCGGCCACCTGCCGCCCCCGGGCATCGACCTGGGCTTCGAGCGGACGGTGCCGCGCGCCCTCGCCCACCGCAGGCAGGTCGGCGAGGTGTTCGTCACCGACTCCGCGCAGGGGTCCGACGACGACTTCCACCTCTCCTTCCAGATCCCGCGCGCCCACAGCCTGTGGTCGGACCGGAGGGCGGGCTTCCATGACCCGCTGGCGTCCGCGGAGGCGGCGCGGCAGTCCATCTTCGTGCTGCTGCACCGCCACGTCGGGGTGCCGGTCGGGCTGCCCTTCAGCCTCCAGCGGATCTCGCTGCGGGTGACGGACCCCCAGGCGTACGCCCACGACGGCACGTCGGCGCTGCAGGGGTACGTGCACTACCGGGTCGCCGAGCGCCAGGGCAAGGGCTCCGACGTGGTGGGCATGGTGCTCGACGGCGTGATGGAGGTCGGCGGGCGCCCGGCGATGACCCTGAACGCGGTCCTCGCCTTCATGTCGCAGGAGGACTACGACGTGTTCCGGGCCTTCCAGCGAGGGCGGAAGCCCGTGGCCGAGGCCCGCCCGACCCCGGCACGGCGGCTCGACGCCGGCCTGGTGGGGCGTGAGAACCCGCGGAACGTCGTCGTCGGCCTGCCGGAACGGGGGGCGTGGCCGGACGCCGGGTCCGGCGGGGGCGCGTTCCGCTGCCTGCTGACGGCGGACCCGCACCACCCGGCCTTCTTCGACCACGAGTACGACCACGTGCCGGGGCCCCTGATGGTCGAGGGCATGCGCCAGGCCGCCCTGGCCGCGGCCGGCCGGGCCGGGGTGCCGGCCGCCCCGGACGCCCTCACCGTCGGCTGCGAGGCGGCCTTCCTGGACTTCGCCGAGTTCGAGGCCGACCTGGTCCACGAGGCGGAGGTCGGCGCCCCCGCAGCGGACGGCCGCGTCCCGGTGTCCGTGGTCCTGCGGCAGTTCGGCAGACCGGTCGTCGAGGGCCGCATCGACCTGCTTCCCGACGCGGCACCGCGTCCCCGATCGACCGCGCGAGCGTAG
- a CDS encoding NAD(P)/FAD-dependent oxidoreductase: MSGPTGAPGQPATTEYDVVVVGARCAGATLGALLARRGLRVAVLDQATEIRSTLSSNILQADSLAFLNRLGVMERLRAAGVTTMSHVDMRLEGFRCREAFPQEPGDVGGAACVRREVLDPVLVDAARASGAEVRLGTRVVGVIREGGRVTGVRAVAGGVEARLRARLVVGADGRNSKVAEACGSRMYHVSPGERSYYWTYFEGADTGPRPTFVFHRWGDRHMLGGPADNGLYIVGVSPQRHERESFRADLDGSLRAHALRCAPIAEALAGATRASRIYGIRRFFGYFREAAGAGWVLLGDAGHFKDPAGGRGIGDAFHQAERLADAVGDAIGSGVRLDRAVTEFGRWRDRTYAEYYGLAADLGVAGPIAGVVPRVVRALHARGRVDGVLNLLSHRASVLEVLTPARVLGATGGQLLGAPGRRRAALGELRRLATTELRRRNAMRRPVFQSGLAPRPVLQDTSEPELSR; this comes from the coding sequence GTGAGCGGGCCGACCGGGGCGCCCGGGCAGCCCGCGACCACGGAGTACGACGTCGTCGTCGTCGGCGCGCGCTGCGCCGGGGCCACGCTCGGCGCGCTCCTCGCGCGCCGCGGCCTGCGGGTCGCCGTGCTCGACCAGGCCACCGAGATCCGTTCGACGCTCTCCTCGAACATCCTGCAGGCCGACTCCCTGGCGTTCCTGAACCGCCTCGGTGTGATGGAGCGGCTGCGCGCGGCCGGGGTCACCACCATGAGCCACGTCGACATGCGCCTGGAGGGGTTCCGCTGCCGGGAGGCGTTCCCGCAGGAGCCCGGTGACGTGGGCGGCGCGGCCTGCGTACGCCGCGAGGTCCTCGACCCGGTCCTGGTGGACGCGGCCCGCGCGTCCGGCGCCGAGGTGCGGCTGGGCACCCGGGTCGTCGGGGTGATCCGTGAGGGCGGGCGGGTCACGGGGGTCCGGGCGGTGGCGGGCGGCGTCGAGGCGCGGCTGCGGGCCCGCCTGGTGGTCGGCGCGGACGGACGGAACTCGAAGGTCGCCGAGGCGTGCGGGTCGCGCATGTACCACGTGAGTCCCGGCGAACGCAGCTACTACTGGACGTACTTCGAGGGCGCGGACACCGGTCCGCGGCCGACGTTCGTCTTCCACCGCTGGGGCGACCGGCACATGCTGGGCGGCCCCGCCGACAACGGCCTGTACATCGTGGGCGTCTCCCCGCAGCGGCACGAGCGGGAGAGCTTCCGCGCCGACCTCGACGGTTCCCTGCGCGCCCACGCGCTGCGCTGCGCGCCGATCGCCGAGGCCCTCGCGGGCGCCACCCGGGCGAGCAGGATCTACGGCATCCGGCGCTTCTTCGGCTACTTCCGCGAGGCGGCGGGCGCCGGCTGGGTGCTGCTCGGTGACGCCGGGCACTTCAAGGACCCGGCGGGCGGGCGCGGCATCGGCGACGCCTTCCACCAGGCGGAACGGCTCGCCGACGCGGTCGGTGACGCCATCGGGTCGGGCGTCCGGCTCGACCGCGCCGTCACGGAGTTCGGCCGCTGGCGGGACCGTACGTACGCCGAGTACTACGGCCTGGCGGCGGACCTGGGCGTGGCCGGCCCCATCGCGGGCGTCGTCCCGCGGGTCGTGCGCGCACTGCACGCGCGCGGCCGGGTCGACGGCGTCCTGAACCTGCTGAGCCACCGGGCCTCCGTCCTGGAGGTCCTCACCCCGGCGCGGGTGCTCGGCGCGACGGGCGGGCAGCTGCTGGGCGCCCCCGGCCGGCGCCGCGCAGCCCTCGGCGAGCTGCGGCGGCTCGCGACCACCGAGCTCCGGCGCAGGAACGCGATGCGCCGGCCCGTCTTCCAGAGCGGCCTGGCGCCGCGCCCCGTACTGCAGGACACGTCCGAACCGGAGCTGAGCCGATGA
- a CDS encoding acyl-CoA desaturase yields the protein MDGRKHRWFILGASLIPLIAVAGAMALLWNEIFGWSDVVVLVLMYAVSGFGISTGYHRMLTHRSFETYKPIRVALATAGVMAGQGPPLIWAAHHRKHHRVADKPGDPHSPHLDFEPGFKGTMAGLWHAHLGWLFDVNLTSDPMRYCPDLVREKPLRWLSEHLLLVTAAGVVLPGLLAYALTGGDWRAGLTGMLWGGLVRIFLINHMTYAVNSVGHVFGRRRFDTTDQSRNVAWLSLPSFGEAWHNNHHAFPRSARHGMKWYEVDLSAILIWSLEKTRLAWKVVRIDPDRMEMREAGVSRVNAASMDKRELLETQQNIAPLAERRRDAREADASLVDVE from the coding sequence ATGGACGGCAGAAAACACCGGTGGTTCATCCTCGGGGCGTCGCTGATACCGCTGATCGCGGTGGCCGGCGCCATGGCCCTGCTGTGGAACGAGATCTTCGGCTGGTCGGACGTGGTGGTCCTCGTCCTCATGTACGCGGTCTCCGGCTTCGGCATCTCGACCGGCTACCACCGGATGCTCACCCACCGCTCGTTCGAGACGTACAAGCCCATCCGCGTCGCCCTGGCCACCGCCGGGGTGATGGCCGGCCAGGGTCCGCCGCTGATCTGGGCGGCCCACCACCGCAAGCACCACCGCGTCGCCGACAAGCCCGGTGACCCGCACAGCCCCCACCTGGACTTCGAGCCCGGCTTCAAGGGCACGATGGCCGGTCTCTGGCACGCCCACCTCGGCTGGCTCTTCGACGTCAACCTCACCTCCGACCCGATGCGCTACTGCCCGGACCTGGTGCGCGAGAAGCCGCTGCGCTGGCTCAGCGAGCACCTCCTGCTGGTCACCGCCGCCGGTGTCGTGCTGCCCGGCCTCCTCGCCTACGCCCTCACCGGCGGCGACTGGCGAGCCGGCCTGACCGGCATGCTCTGGGGCGGCCTGGTCCGCATCTTCCTGATCAACCACATGACCTACGCGGTCAACTCCGTCGGGCACGTCTTCGGCCGCCGCCGCTTCGACACCACCGACCAGTCCCGCAACGTCGCCTGGCTCTCCCTCCCCTCCTTCGGCGAGGCCTGGCACAACAACCACCACGCCTTCCCCCGCTCCGCCCGCCACGGCATGAAGTGGTACGAGGTCGACCTCTCCGCGATCCTCATCTGGAGCCTGGAGAAGACCCGCCTCGCCTGGAAGGTCGTGCGCATCGACCCCGACCGCATGGAGATGCGCGAGGCGGGGGTCAGCCGGGTCAACGCGGCCTCCATGGACAAGAGGGAACTCCTGGAGACCCAGCAGAACATCGCGCCCCTCGCGGAGCGCCGCCGCGATGCCCGTGAGGCCGACGCCTCGCTGGTGGACGTCGAGTAG
- a CDS encoding protoporphyrinogen/coproporphyrinogen oxidase translates to MAVTHTGDSAGDRRRVAVVGAGVSGLTAALRLDLLGYDVELIEAAGILGGRFGLDKLGDRQVMTGGKNIGRRYHTFRWFTSELGADAYESFGYNASRIKDGEVLTLDSERRGRTLRNIRRMGSARDVARMAAMAARIRADDRNRFLGSRYFSGVSRRHDHSPLSSFFGREMTDTLVRPMVIRNNGAEPDEVHPGTFGTNLAMLMDHYDQLSGGIQPVLDAFAKRVPVRLGATVEDLVVRDGRVTGLRVSEGGAPARTSDYDGVVLATPAHATAGIVRSARPALARRLSDVRYFPSTVVLVEYDRPVFGPDVRALAMDDGPCSNAGSYGMEERHIVRYTYSGREGRLTDLSPENIDRLTGETEERLVRYLGAPRAERVNLLVKHWDAAYSGYLPYHADFLAEVREGVADVPGLELAGDYIQGVSIEACARTGRAAAGRLAAHLTSPSAPARAAA, encoded by the coding sequence ATGGCAGTGACACACACGGGTGACAGCGCAGGGGACCGGCGGCGCGTGGCGGTGGTGGGGGCGGGCGTCTCCGGCCTCACCGCGGCGCTCCGCCTCGACCTCCTCGGATACGACGTCGAGCTCATCGAGGCGGCCGGGATACTCGGCGGCCGCTTCGGCCTCGACAAGCTCGGCGACCGGCAGGTCATGACGGGCGGGAAGAACATCGGCCGCCGCTACCACACGTTCCGCTGGTTCACCTCGGAGCTCGGCGCGGACGCGTATGAGTCCTTCGGCTACAACGCCTCCCGCATCAAGGACGGCGAGGTCCTCACCCTCGACAGCGAGCGGCGGGGCCGGACGCTGAGGAACATCCGGCGGATGGGCTCGGCCCGCGACGTCGCGCGGATGGCGGCGATGGCGGCGCGGATCCGCGCCGACGACCGCAACCGCTTCCTCGGCTCGCGCTACTTCAGCGGCGTCTCGCGGCGCCACGACCACTCCCCGCTCAGCTCGTTCTTCGGGCGCGAGATGACGGACACGCTGGTGCGGCCCATGGTCATCCGCAACAACGGGGCGGAGCCCGACGAGGTCCACCCCGGCACGTTCGGCACCAACCTGGCCATGCTGATGGACCACTACGACCAGCTGAGCGGCGGCATCCAGCCCGTACTGGACGCGTTCGCCAAGCGGGTCCCGGTACGGCTCGGCGCCACCGTGGAGGACCTGGTGGTCCGCGACGGGAGGGTCACGGGGCTGCGCGTCTCCGAGGGCGGGGCGCCCGCGCGGACCAGCGACTACGACGGCGTGGTGCTGGCCACCCCGGCCCACGCGACCGCCGGGATCGTCCGCTCCGCGCGGCCCGCGCTCGCCCGGCGGCTGTCGGACGTGCGGTACTTCCCGTCCACCGTGGTCCTCGTCGAGTACGACCGGCCCGTCTTCGGCCCGGACGTGCGCGCGCTCGCCATGGACGACGGGCCGTGCAGCAACGCCGGTTCGTACGGCATGGAGGAGCGGCACATCGTCCGCTACACCTACAGCGGCCGCGAGGGGCGCCTGACCGACCTCAGCCCGGAGAACATCGACCGGCTGACCGGGGAGACCGAGGAGCGCCTCGTGAGGTACCTGGGGGCACCGCGCGCCGAGCGCGTCAACCTCCTGGTCAAGCACTGGGACGCGGCCTACAGCGGCTACCTCCCCTACCACGCCGACTTCCTCGCCGAGGTCCGGGAGGGCGTCGCGGACGTGCCCGGCCTGGAGCTCGCGGGCGACTACATCCAGGGCGTGTCCATCGAGGCGTGCGCCCGGACGGGCCGCGCCGCGGCGGGCCGGCTCGCCGCGCACCTCACCTCCCCCTCGGCGCCCGCGCGGGCGGCGGCGTGA
- a CDS encoding 3-oxoacyl-ACP synthase III family protein: protein MQPVGIVDFGSYLPENVVGPEFFLDEDAPVDPLAHTPLFRVPPTRHHVAPGERAADMIAAAARPLFERLGRGPAGRVDVLLTNVLLPDEPFMGVGAQAAHALGIDPEWIVDLHNGGCASFPYMLALARKIMADGAARTALVANVQNTAGRMFAQSEVRKRSHAPIPGDGCGVAYLETGAGSPLLGIRTRSVPAHSVDLGIKTPDGRRYWEPGEGQMDIAFDPGKAAEILQRGNTLVPELVGELCADLGEQPSDIDVLVTNQPNRIFLQNWRQALKLDAARHLDTFDRYGNLYGAAVPVTLDRAARAGELRDGDLVVMSGFAHAGDFAAAAAVRWNGAS from the coding sequence ATGCAGCCGGTCGGCATAGTCGACTTCGGGAGCTACCTGCCCGAGAACGTCGTGGGGCCCGAGTTCTTCCTGGACGAGGACGCCCCGGTGGACCCGCTCGCCCACACCCCGCTGTTCCGCGTGCCCCCGACCCGGCACCACGTCGCCCCCGGCGAACGGGCCGCCGACATGATCGCCGCGGCGGCCCGGCCGCTCTTCGAGCGCCTCGGCAGGGGCCCCGCCGGCCGGGTCGACGTGCTGCTGACGAACGTGCTGCTGCCGGACGAGCCGTTCATGGGCGTCGGCGCCCAGGCGGCGCACGCCCTCGGCATCGACCCCGAGTGGATCGTGGACCTGCACAACGGCGGCTGCGCCTCCTTCCCCTACATGCTCGCGCTGGCTCGGAAGATCATGGCCGACGGAGCGGCGCGCACCGCGCTGGTCGCCAACGTGCAGAACACCGCGGGGCGGATGTTCGCCCAGTCCGAGGTGCGCAAGCGGTCGCACGCGCCGATCCCCGGCGACGGCTGCGGCGTGGCCTACCTGGAGACCGGCGCGGGCTCGCCGCTCCTCGGGATACGGACCCGCAGCGTCCCCGCGCACTCCGTGGACCTCGGCATCAAGACCCCGGACGGGCGCAGGTACTGGGAGCCGGGCGAGGGCCAGATGGACATCGCCTTCGACCCCGGCAAGGCGGCGGAGATCCTCCAGCGCGGCAACACCCTCGTGCCCGAGCTCGTCGGGGAGCTGTGCGCGGACCTCGGGGAGCAGCCGTCCGACATCGACGTGCTCGTCACCAACCAGCCGAACCGGATCTTCCTGCAGAACTGGCGCCAGGCCCTGAAGCTGGACGCCGCACGGCACCTGGACACCTTCGACCGCTACGGGAACCTGTACGGGGCCGCCGTGCCCGTCACCCTCGACCGGGCGGCCCGCGCCGGTGAGCTGCGCGACGGCGACCTCGTGGTGATGTCGGGGTTCGCGCACGCCGGTGACTTCGCGGCCGCCGCGGCGGTGCGCTGGAACGGCGCCTCGTGA
- a CDS encoding 4'-phosphopantetheinyl transferase family protein, with product MMDGLLPAEVRVVEVFHDPPGLPLLGAEAEQVRRAVDKRRREYTTVRWCARRALAGLGVGPVPIPRGERGAPQWPDRIVGSMTHCQGYRAAAVARDTDLRALGIDAEEHLPLPDGVLGLVASEGERAHLAELARPRPDVHWDRLLFSAKESVYKAWFPLTRRWLGHEEAELAFAVDGTFTARVLLRDPAVPAEGFTGRWAVDGVLAATVVTVPPTAPARGWTRSLRATRPGSRGV from the coding sequence GTGATGGACGGGTTGTTGCCGGCCGAGGTGCGCGTCGTCGAGGTCTTCCACGATCCGCCGGGGCTGCCGTTGCTCGGTGCGGAGGCGGAGCAGGTGCGTCGTGCGGTCGACAAGCGGCGCCGGGAGTACACCACCGTCCGCTGGTGTGCGCGGCGGGCCCTCGCCGGGTTGGGCGTCGGGCCCGTGCCGATACCGCGCGGTGAGCGCGGGGCGCCCCAGTGGCCGGACCGGATCGTCGGCAGCATGACGCACTGTCAGGGCTACCGGGCGGCGGCCGTGGCGCGCGACACGGACCTGCGCGCCCTCGGGATCGACGCCGAGGAGCACCTGCCGCTCCCGGACGGAGTGCTGGGGCTGGTCGCGTCGGAGGGCGAGCGGGCGCACCTCGCGGAGCTGGCCCGTCCGCGTCCGGACGTGCACTGGGACCGGCTGCTGTTCAGCGCGAAGGAGTCGGTGTACAAGGCGTGGTTCCCGCTGACCCGCCGGTGGCTCGGACACGAGGAGGCCGAGCTGGCCTTCGCGGTGGACGGGACGTTCACGGCGCGCGTCCTTTTGCGCGACCCGGCCGTTCCGGCGGAGGGCTTCACCGGGCGGTGGGCGGTGGACGGGGTGCTGGCGGCCACCGTCGTGACCGTGCCGCCCACCGCGCCGGCGCGCGGGTGGACGCGCTCGCTGAGGGCTACGCGGCCTGGGTCCCGGGGCGTTTGA